A genomic window from Clostridium aceticum includes:
- a CDS encoding ABC transporter ATP-binding protein gives MLLEVENIDKSYKKSFGIMKKEKLQVLKDVSLCLYEGECLGIIGESGSGKSTLGRLMIGVEKADAGSIRIDGTEINKTTDKSIKEKVSVVFQDYSSSVNPRFKIIDILWEPIKVFEGLSQKDSLNKIIGLLEKVGLSKEYLYRYPHQLSGGQLQRVCIARAIATNPKFILLDEAISSLDVSIQVQILDLLIQLKKEMGISYVFITHDLAAVTYICDRVIFLKEGKVIEKVDCMHQLSNVKDPYSKALLHAAKAMNIREENYVYWQIS, from the coding sequence GTGTTATTAGAAGTAGAAAATATCGATAAAAGCTATAAAAAATCTTTTGGTATCATGAAAAAAGAAAAACTTCAAGTTTTAAAGGATGTGTCCCTATGCCTTTACGAGGGAGAGTGTCTTGGGATTATTGGAGAAAGCGGCAGTGGAAAAAGCACCTTAGGTAGGTTAATGATCGGTGTTGAAAAGGCAGATGCTGGCAGCATACGAATAGATGGCACAGAGATCAATAAAACTACTGATAAATCTATAAAAGAAAAGGTAAGTGTTGTTTTTCAGGACTATAGTTCTTCTGTGAACCCGAGGTTTAAAATTATAGATATTCTTTGGGAACCGATAAAAGTGTTTGAGGGGTTAAGCCAAAAAGACAGCTTGAATAAAATAATAGGTTTGTTAGAAAAAGTAGGTTTATCAAAGGAATACTTATACCGTTATCCCCACCAGCTTAGCGGGGGACAGTTACAGAGGGTTTGTATTGCTAGAGCCATTGCCACCAATCCAAAGTTTATCCTGCTGGATGAGGCCATAAGTTCTTTAGATGTATCGATTCAGGTGCAAATTCTAGACTTGCTGATTCAACTAAAAAAAGAGATGGGCATCTCTTATGTCTTTATTACCCATGATTTAGCAGCAGTTACCTACATATGTGATCGGGTGATATTTTTAAAAGAAGGCAAAGTTATTGAGAAGGTTGACTGTATGCATCAACTAAGCAATGTAAAAGATCCATATTCTAAGGCACTTTTGCATGCTGCTAAGGCAATGAATATTAGGGAGGAAAATTATGTATACTGGCAAATATCATAG